A stretch of the Salarias fasciatus chromosome 3, fSalaFa1.1, whole genome shotgun sequence genome encodes the following:
- the nhsl2 gene encoding NHS-like protein 2 isoform X2 — MEAFWTRTATSGLEAESGRRGGSSSSHGDGSHSGGGIGGGSGGGGGGGAAHFRSPWQQSVNVFGSWSRPECVEELHQQAQLNLQSLLQEFEEQLYDTKLTGQTFRHPSSQSSDDTSTSLSRSPVSISNKRPDFIFLPASKQLYDDETASSVFGLRSATDPSPSPSPSPCGSDRPAPGWSSNHSGSSSTAAAAAAAAPPVAEKPRWHLGRRPPAGFLPPDITSGDAAAAAAAGGGGGKLHCVDLLQHSPSPSPAPGNAFLQQPHSLEPVSDTPQQPLPLRKTHSDLDAASPADSSFRPPPGAMDHSGLLCSNTPSASWNGPKGSTFSPGAWNEPYGYGMSKGPAVPPKQHAIIGSVGGRSQDGVMLVSKGPAAGSHPGCFASATDAAGRQAGIPLAKRSETEGAAADGGRGGGGGEAGRGRERSARSIAAQHAFKFRERSLSTPTDTGSFCFSEAGADQPDGHFSSAGNGNSVAGDHQHDHHHFLGLGENYALLYPRGSSEDSASTADTVSVTASDYSAEGRLRLRSRSISLKKSKRKPPPPVRSVSLMKNLGEAEGRVHHGGSLYRDGRPKSLHIPRDHFPDFQPDFLLPSSSSIHNLRERERGRGGGGDGPPSLEVQAPDRESEAEMTFPAHWQLGEWKSSDPYRSLSGSSTATGTTVIECMKVRGSSESLLDSPSTSRATSPSQISMETDVKASSPFKPPGLMSPSSGYSSQSETPTPTVPLSQPGTGCKMRPKIPERKSSLPSPKDPAARSRLSFEMPGNAHLDLSSIKPKQKASRRHSDTSTAAKPGKISPSSSQAPPVVTQNELKTIRLRSVSRGDLEDCPDGASDTIEEEQQGREPAEDPSPPPTLPKPKPPVAVKPPLPKRPVNLLLKSPSSTSPLAPDSPPGSPVDRPVPLGNIYKVMKKPKPKKPPPAAPASPAAVPDSNPGAVQLDHPFLPHSQSLFDLPPLPDPQPLLEDPVLEPELDVDPESRLWPGDGGSLPSPCSTQDPPELLDKSKTLPSRMTISCLAELSDKKKPKVPPPVPKKPNVLLLPSSSLSSANGGTERQAPQADSPVGLRSPVGAFPPEDLPSSPGAPETPEQDENHLGTDEESSKESSLQDSSLTETEGKTAGAGIAADDSANDCANEKTVLHIAEETDDDLLANTPTTHTTEDLFTIIHRSKRKVLGRKEPSDSFGSRQSLVSPVKHGSGGGGGELRNLTLGSQRSSSRNENFMALLQKKGSKSSSGGARVSAMELLKSTNPLARRVTEFSAGAAAPTADGGDAPPSDQ, encoded by the exons agtttGAGGAGCAGCTGTACGACACCAAGCTGACCGGCCAGACGTTCCGCCACCCGTCGTCCCAGAGCTCCGACGACACGTCCACCTCGCTCAGCCGCTCGCCCGTCTCCATCAGCAACAAGAGGCCCGACTTCATCTTcctg CCGGCGTCCAAGCAGCTGTACGACGATGAAACCGCCTCCTCCGTGTTCGGCCTGAGGTCGGCCACCGACCCGTCcccctccccgtccccgtccccctgCGGCTCGGACCGCCCGGCGCCGGGCTGGAGCAGTaaccacagcggcagcagcagcacggccgccgccgccgccgccgccgcgccgcccgtGGCGGAGAAGCCCCGCTGGCACCTGGGGCGGCGCCCGCCGGCCGGCTTCCTCCCGCCGGACATCACGTCAG gtgacgccgccgccgccgccgccgccggaggaggaggagggaagctcCACTGTGTCGACCTCCTGCAGCACTCCCCGTCTCCATCGCCCGCTCCCGGGAACGccttcctccagcagccccaCTCCCTGGAGCCGGTGAGCGACAccccccagcagcccctccccctgagGAAGACGCACTCCGACCTCGACGCAGCCTCGCCCGCAG ACAGCAGCTTCCGGCCCCCCCCCGGAGCGATGGACCACTCGGGGCTGCTGTGCTCCAACACGCCGTCCGCCTCCTGGAACGGGCCCAAGGGCTCCACCTTCTCCCCCGGGGCGTGGAACGAGCCGTACGGCTACGGCATGAGCAAGGGCCCGGCGGTCCCCCCCAAGCAGCACGCCATCATCGGCTCCGTGGGGGGCCGGTCGCAGGACGGCGTCATGCTGGTGAGCAAGGGGCCGGCGGCCGGCTCGCACCCCGGCTGCTTCGCCTCGGCGACGGACGCCGCGGGCCGGCAGGCGGGGATCCCTCTGGCGAAGCGGAGCGAGAcggagggggcggcggcggacgggggcagagggggagggggcggggagGCGGGCCGAGGACGGGAGCGGTCGGCGCGGTCCATCGCGGCGCAGCACGCCTTCAAGTTCAGGGAGCGCTCGCTTTCCACGCCCACGGATACGGGGTCTTTCTGCTTTTCGGAGGCTGGCGCCGACCAGCCGGACGGCCACTTCTCGTCGGCGGGGAACGGTAACAGCGTGGCGGGCGACCACCAGCACGACCACCACCACTTTCTGGGTTTAGGCGAGAACTACGCCCTCCTGTACCCGAGGGGGAGCTCCGAGGACAGCGCCAGCACCGCCGACACCGTCTCCGTCACGGCGTCGGACTACAGCGCCGAGGGCCGCCTGCGCCTGCGCTCCCGCTCCATCTCGCTCAAGAAGTCCAAGCGCAAGCCGCCGCCCCCCGTCCGGAGCGTGTCCCTCATGAAGAACCTGGGCGAGGCCGAGGGGAGGGTCCACCACGGGGGGAGTCTCTACCGAGACGGTCGTCCGAAGAGCCTCCACATCCCGCGGGACCACTTCCCCGACTTCCAGCCGGACTTCCTCCTGCCGAGCTCGTCCTCCATACACAACCTGCGCGAGCGGGAGCGAGgccgggggggcggcggcgacGGACCCCCGAGCCTGGAGGTCCAGGCGCCggacagagagagcgaggcgGAGATGACCTTCCCGGCTCACTGGCAGCTGGGAGAGTGGAAGAGCAGCGACCCCTACAG GTCTCTCTCTGGGTCCAGCACGGCGACAGGGACCACGGTGATCGAGTGCATGAAGGTCAGAGGAAGCTCCGAGTCCCTCCTCgactccccctccacctccagagcAACCTCGCCCTCCCAGATCTCCATGGAGACCGACGTCAAGGCGTCCTCGCCCTTCAAACCGCCGGGACTCATGTCCCCGTCCAGCGGCTACTCCAGCCAGTCGGAGACCCCCACCCCGACGGTTCCCCTGAGCCAGCCGGGCACCGGGTGTAAGATGCGCCCGAAGATCCCCGAGAGGAAGTCGTCGCTGCCGTCGCCGAAAGACCCGGCCGCCCGGTCCAGACTGTCCTTCGAAATGCCGGGCAACGCACACCTGGACCTGTCGTCCATCAAGCCGAAGCAGAAGGCCAGCCGGCGGCACTCGGACACCTCGACGGCGGCGAAGCCCGGGAAGATCAGCCCCAGCTCGTCGCAGGCGCCGCCGGTCGTCACGCAGAACGAGCTGAAGACGATCCGCCTCCGCTCGGTGTCGCGCGGCGACCTGGAGGACTGCCCGGACGGCGCCTCGGACACCAtcgaggaggagcagcagggcagGGAGCCGGCCGAAGACCCCAGCCCGCCGCCCACTCTGCCCAAACCCAAACCGCCCGTCGCCGTCAAGCCCCCCCTGCCCAAACGGCCCGTCAACCTCCTGCTCAAGTCGCCCTCGTCCACGTCCCCGCTCGCCCCCGACTCCCCTCCCGGGTCCCCCGTGGACCGCCCGGTGCCTTTAGGCAACATCTACAAAGTCATGAAGAAGCCCAAACCCAAAAAACCCCCGCCGGCGGCTCCGGCCAGTCCCGCTGCGGTCCCAGACTCAAACCCCGGCGCCGTCCAGCTGGATCACCCCTTCCTGCCCCACTCCCAGTCCCTCTTCGAcctgccccccctcccagaCCCCCAGCCGCTCCTGGAGGACCCGGTGCTGGAGCCTGAGCTGGACGTGGATCCAGAGTCCCGGCTGTGGCCCGGGGACGGCGGCTCGCTGCCGTCGCCCTGCAGCACCCAGGACCCCCCCGAGCTCCTGGACAAGAGCAAGACGCTCCCGTCGCGGATGACCATCTCCTGCCTGGCCGAGCTGTCGGACAAGAAGAAACCCAAG GTTCCACCTCCGGTCCCCAAAAAGCCGAACGTCCTCCTCCTGCCGTCGTCGTCGCTCTCCTCGGCCAACGGCGGCACGGAGCGCCAGGCGCCGCAGGCCGACAGCCCCGTGGGGCTGCGCTCTCCGGTGGGGGCGTTCCCGCCAGAGGACCTTCCCAGCTCCCCCGGCGCGCCGGAGACGCCGGAGCAGGACGAGAACCACCTGGGGACGGACGAGGAGAGCTCGAAGGAGTCGTCGCTGCAGGACTCCTCCCTCACCGAGACGGAAGGGAAGACGGCCGGCGCCGGGATCGCAGCAG ACGACTCGGCTAACGACTGCGCTAACGAGAAGACGGTGCTCCACATCGCGGAGGAGACGGACGACGACCTGCTGGCCAACACGCCCACGACGCACACCACCGAAGACCTGTTCACAATCATACACAG GTCGAAGAGGAAGGTCCTGGGTCGCAAGGAGCCGTCGGACTCCTTCGGCAGCCGACAGAGCTTGGTGTCTCCGGTGAAGcacggcagcggcggcggcggcggcgagctccGGAATCTGACGCTGGGCAGCCAGAGGTCCAGCTCCCGCAACGAGAACTTCATGGCCCTGCTGCAGAAGAAAGGCAGCAAGTCTTCCAGCGGGGGCGCCCGGGTGTCCGCCATGGAGCTCCTGAAAAGCACAAACCCCCTGGCGCGCCGCGTGACGGAGTTCTCGGCCGGCGCCGCCGCGCCAACCGCCGACGGCGGAGACGCTCCGCCCAGCgaccagtga